In the Arthrobacter sp. CDRTa11 genome, GGGCCGCCCCGGGAACTAGGGGCCAGCACGGGAACTAGGGGCCAGCGGAGAGCTGGCGGCACATTAATCCTAGTCTGCGTCCGCGGCGGGAACGGCGTCCGGATCCAGGCCGCGGGAGGTGGCAAACGAGACCCCCTCGAGGAAGGCCTTGGCGCGATCCGTCTCCGGGTAGCCTTCCAACAGTTTCCAAAAGGCGGCGTTGTGGCCCGCCACCAGCAGGTGGGCAAGCTCGTGCAGAAGCACGTAGTCAATGACCCACTGGGGCATGGCTTTGAGCTTGTCCGAGAGCCGGATGCTGCCCTCTGAAGGCGTGGCGGAGCCCCACCGCGAGTTCTGGTTGCTGACCCAGCGGACCGACGTCGGAACGGCACGGCCGCCGAAATACTGTGCGGAAAGGTCCGCGGCATGCGCCGCCAAGGCCGCGTCCGTAGCGGGTTGCCTCTTTCCCTTGCGGGAACGCCGCTCTCCTTGCCGGTGCAGCTTCTCCAGCATGCGGTGCACCCATTCGGATTCCTGGGCCGCGGTGAACCGGGCAGGGATGGCCACCACGGCCGTTCCGTTCTCCCAAAAAGCCGCCACTGTCCTTGTCCGGCGTGCAGAACGCCGCACCTCAACGGGAGCCCCGTCCGCGGTCAGCCGGGGCGCCCGGGTAGCGGGCTCACTCCGAGACGTCACAGGACGGAGCTCTCTACGAGCACCCGGAGGACGTCCTCGCCGTAGCGTTCGAGTTTGGAGGGCCCCACCCCGGCGAGGGCGGCCAGTTCCTCAAGCGAGGCCGGCTTGGCCTCTGCTATTGCGGTGAGTGTGGCGTCAGTAAAGACCACAAAGGCGGGCACTTCTGCGGAAAGCGCAACTTCCTTGCGCCATTGCCGCAGGGCCTCGAACGTCTGTTCCTCATAGCTGGGAGGGCAATCGTTGCAGCGTCCTACTTTTCGCTCGGCACCGCTTGAGAGCATGCTTCCACAGACGCGGCATACGGCTGGGACGGCGGCTTTCCGGCGGGCCGCCGGACCTTTTCCGCGGGTAGTGGAACTGGCCACCGAATCGGGCCTGAGTCCATCGAGGAACCTTGAGGGTTTCCTGTTGGCACGGCCACCCGGGGTGCGGGCGGTGGACCATGACAGCGAAAGATGCTCCCGGGCGCGGGTGATTCCCACGTAGAGGAGCCTGCGTTCCTCGTCCACAGCTTCAGGGGTATCCGCAAACGATATGGGCATCAGGCCTTCGCTGAGGCCCACCAGGAAAACTGCGTCCCACTCAAGTCCCTTGGCGGCGTGCAGCGAAGCCAGCGTGACGCCCTGGACGGTGGGGGCATGCTGGGCCAGTGAGCGTTCCTGGAGCTCGTTGACAAAGTCTGCGAGACCGAACTGCTCTCCGCGGACCTGGACAAGTTCGTCGGCGAGGGCCACGAGTGCGGCCAGGGATTCCCACCGCTCCCGGAGTGCTCCGCCGTTATGCGGCGCAGAGTCGGTGTAGCCCAGGGATGCGACGATATCGCGGACCAGCTGACCGAGGGGTCCCGGCGTCGCTGATTCCGAAACCGCCCTGGTTGCGGCACGCAGCTGCAGGATCGCGTCCCTGACCTCCTTGCGGGCGAAAAATCTTTCGCCGCCCCGAAGCTGGTATCCGATGCCCGCCGCCGCGAGCGCCTGCTCGTAGGCTTCGGACTGTCCGTTCGTGCGGAAGAGGATAGCCACCTGGCTTGCAGGCGTGCCGGCGTCGAGCAGTTTCTTGATTTTGAGCGCCACCGTGGCTGCTTCCGCCTCATCGTCAGTGCACTCGGTGAACTCCGGAACGGGCCCGGCCGGGCGCTGGGCCACCAGCTGCAGGGGTGTTGCCCATGCCGCATCAGCCACGGTTCCGCCACTGCGCCGTCCCGCCAGAAGATCATTCGCCAGTTTCACCACCTGGGGAGTGGAGCGGTAATCGCGGATCAGCTTGACCACATTGGCCTCGGGATACCGGGCCTTGAAGCCCAGCAGGTGCTGGGGTGAGGCACCGGTGAATGAGTAGATGGTCTGGCTCGCATCCCCCACGACGCACAGCTCGTCCCGGCCCCCCAGCCACAGTTCCAGGAGGCGTTGCTGCAGCGGCGAGACGTCCTGGTACTCGTCCACTACAAAATGCCTGTACTGTTCACGGACCGTGGCCGCGACTTTCTGGTCCTCCTGGAGGATTCCGACGGTGATCAGCAGCACGTCCTCGAAGTCGATGACATTGCGGTCCGTCTTGACATCCTCGTATGACTGGAAAACCCTTGCGACGGCGGTGAGGTCAAATCCTCCCGGCGTTCCCCTCCCCTGGGCATTTTCAAGGTAGTTGGCAGGCGTCAGCATGGAAACCTTGGCCCACTCGATCTCGGACGCCAGGTCCCTGATGGACGCACGGTCCGTGCTGAGCCTCAAACGCCGCGCTGCCTCGGCGATCATCTGCGCTTTGTGGTCCAGGAGGTTGGGCAAGGTGCCTCCCACCGCTTGAGGCCAGAAAAACTGGAGCTGCCTGAGGGCGGCTGCGTGAAAAGTCCTGGCCTGGACGTTTCCGACGCCGAGGTCCCGCAGCCTGCTGCGCATTTCCGCGGCCGCCCGGGCCGTAAAGGTGACGGCGAGGAGCCGCTGGGCACTGTATACGCCGGAGTGGACGCCATAGGCAATGCGGTGCGTGATGGCCCGGGTTTTTCCCGTTCCTGCCCCGGCCAGGACACACAGCGGTCCGTTCAGCGTACTGGCGACTTCCCGCTGTTCGGTGTCCAGGCCACCGAGGATCCGATCTTCAAGGGACTCCGGGCTGTCTACGTTCTCTGTTGTCACTTCTGCTGCTTTGTTGTCTCGACTTGCCACTAGTGGAGTCTGGTCAATGGGTGGGCCTGGCGTTTGGGTTCTGCTGCTTACGGGTCCGTGCGGTCCGCGATCCGCCCGCCGTACCAGTGCTCGATCAGTGAGCGGGCGATGGAAAGCCTGCTGGAGATGGTGATTTCCCCGTTAAGCACCGCCTGCTGGAGTTCCTCCCTGCTGAACCAGCGCGCACGGGTGACCTCGACGCCGTCGGGCCTTGCCTCGGTGTCCGGGGTGATGGCGGTAAATCCAAGCATAAGGGAGGCCGGGAACGGCCACGACTGAGAACCCAGATACTGGCACCCGGTAATCCGGACACCCACTTCCTCGTATATTTCGCGGACCACAGCCTGCTCCAGGGACTCGCCGGGTTCTACGAATCCGGCGAGCGTTGAATAGTTCCTTGCGTCGGCGGGTCCCCCGCCGCCGAGCAGCAGCCGGCCGTCCGGCCCCACGACGGTGACGATAATTGCAGGATCGGTGCGGGGGTAATGCTCAGAGCCGTCCTCGGGGCAGCGGCGGACCCAGCCTGCGGCCTCGACGACGGTGGCCGCACCGCACCGGGGGCAGTGGGTATGGGTGGAATGCCAGTTGGCTATGGCGCTGGCTTCAACAAACAGCGCCGTGTCAGTGGGGCCCAACTGCGCGGCAACATCGCGGAAACCTGCCCAGAAAGCGTCCGCCGGAATACCGCCCGTACCCACGTCAACTTGCGCCGGCAGGACGAAGAGGAGAAGTTCGGTGCCGGCCGGCAGCTCAGAGCTCGGAAGGGCCGCTCCGAGGTAAATGATCTGCCCGGGCATTGACCCCAGCTCACGGAGTCCGGCCAGCAGCCTGGCAGCTTCCGCCAGGACCAGCCTGTTGCCCTGCACCAGCGCTTGCCTGCCTGTCAGCACTGCCGCCAGGGTGCCTTCGCGTTCCAGCAGTTCTTCCACCATTCCGGGCCTGACGCGGTCTGCGGAGCCCCGGTCAACCATTGCCGGCCGGATGGGAAGTACGGTATCGAAAAGATGGTTTGCCGGCAGCCGGGTTGCCTGCGTCTGGTAGGCCGGCGTAACGGACTCCGCATGACTCATGCATCCACCGTACTGACTGGGACGGACAATTGACATTTGAGTGAGGCGGCCAGGAAGGAAGCCTGCGGCCGCGGCGAAGTTCGAAGCTATCTAGAGACTCGCCGCTGCACATCGTTGTCTTGGACGCCAGTCAATCTACCGTGGAAGTGTGAGAAGAAAACCGATCGAACTGGCAGCCGTGGCAACCGCGGCAGTCCCCGGGCTGACCCCGACCGCCGTTAGTGCTGCTCCGGACGATCCTGCGGATTTCGACTCCGCGCTGCTCCTGGACTCGGAAGGCAAGCGATGGAGGGTACGGTCGCCGCAGCATGCCGAGGCCAGCGCGAGGCTGGAAACGGAATTCCTGGTTCTCCGTGCCTTTGCGCCCGGGATCCGCGCCGAACTGCCCTTCCTGATGCCCACCGTGGCCGGCAGCGTCCGGCTTGGCAGCCTCAGTACTTTCGTCTATTCACATCTCGCCGGCAGCAACCGGAGTGTGGAAGAACTCACCGCCGGGACGGACTCCCTTGCGAGGGAAATCGGTGTGGCCCTTGCAGCGATCCATGACCTCCCTCACGCCCTGGTCAGCAATGCCGACCTCCCGAGCTACACCCCCAATGAATTCCGCCAACGGAGGCTGAACGAGCTGGATCAGGCTGCCACGACAGGGAAAATTCCCCCTTCACTCCTCCTGCGGTGGGAACACGCCCTGGAAGATGTTTCCCTCTGGCGGTTTAACCCCTGCGTGGTCCACGGCGACCTTCATGAGGACAACCTGCTGGTGGAAGGCGACCGCGTCACAGCAGTCACCGGCTGGACGGACCTGAGAATTGGCGATCCCGCCGATGATTTCGCCTGGCTGGTGGCCTCCAACGAGCAGGCCTTTGTGGACAGCGTGCTCTCCAGCTACACCGGCAGCCGTCGGGACGTGCCGGATAAACACATGCTCCGGAGGGCGGCGCTTTCTGCCGAGTTCGCGCTGGCGCAGTACCTGGTCAAGGGCATCGCCGCCGGGGATCCGGCCATGGTGTCCGAGGCGGAAGGCATGCTGGAAACCCTGGCAGGCGACATCGCAGAGCACGGCGGGCAGGCCATCAGCGTGGAACCACTCCCCTCGCCGCCCGAAACGGGCGCCGGCGAGCCAGCCAAGGCTGGAGCTGAAGCCAACGTTGGCGAGCAGGTAAATGCCGGCCCGCATGCCAGTGCCGGAACAGCCGGCACCGGGCAGTCAAGTCCGGCAACGCGGCAAGGGGACAACACTCCCACTGGGTCTGTGCGCACTCCGGCGGTGACGGTTGTGCCGCTGCCGGTGGGGCCCGAAACGCTGCCTCCGCCACTGGTGGTGCCCGCGCCTGCCCTGCCCGCGGTCCAGGTGGCGCCTATTCCAGCGGACGAGCATTCTTCACCAGCGGAAGCGCGCGGTCAGGAAGATGACGCGGCTGACACATCCAGCGGCAAGTCTCCCTCCGCGGACGACACCTCCACCGCGGCCATCACCATCATTGCCGGGCAGAAGGACTGACCAGGGCGCCAGCCACTATCTGCTCCAGTTCCACTGCGGAACCGAGGTCATGGGGACGCACCACCTGGTTGTCAGCCACATAGAAAAACGCGGCCCGGACGTCCTCGACCGGGACTCCTTTCAGCCGTGCCCACGCCAACCGGTAGACGGCCAGCTGCACCGATTTGGCCTTGAGGTGGGAAGCCGCCGGCCGGCGTCCCGTTTTCCAATCCACCAGGTCCCAGCGGCCGTCCGCGTCACGGAACACGGCGTCTATGCGGCCGCGAACCACCACCTCACCAACCCGGGTCTCGACGGGAACTTCAACGAAAGCGGGCGAGCGGTTGGCCCACTCGGATGCCTTGAAAGTAGCCACCATGGCATCGAGGTCGTAGGCGGCGTCGATGTGGTCATCCGGGCCGGACGTGTCGCCGAAATCCAGCATGCCGGCGGCGCCGAAGTACTCCTCCACCCAGGAGTGGAAGGCAGTTCCCTTGCGGGCTGACATGCCGGGCTCGCGGGGGACCGGCCTCCGGAGCCTGCCCAGGACAGCCCGGGGGTCCTCCCCCAGGTCGACAAGCGTAGACGCCGAAATATGGCCGGGCAGGTGCACGTCCTGGCCGGCGGAGCGCCTGGAGCGCCGTTCCAGCAACAGCGCCGCCTCCGAAGCCCAGTTGGCTGCGTTCCCCCGGAGCCGCTGCGCGTCGGCATCGGGCCGCTCTGCGTCGGCACCCGAACTGCCGGAAGGCGCACTCAATCGCTGCGTGGCATCGCCAGAAACATCTGCCAAAGAAGCAATGATCCGGGACGCCGCAGCTTCCATGGCTGCCCTGCGGCCGGGAAGAAGCCGCAGCCGTTCCCCCGTCCTGGCGTCCACCGGGCCTTCGAGCGGATCGTACGGCCACCGTGCGGCTTCTGTTTCCAGGGTCAGCGGGCTCTTTTCCGGCAGGGAATCCTCAGCAACGGAAGCGGGATGAACCATGGCGGGGCTGACGTCTGTCCCTTCTTGCCGCCGGCTGAGGAGCGGTTCCAGCTCGGCGAGGAACGGTGACATCTCCGCCCGTCCCGCCCTGGAGCCGACCCACGCCGCACTTGAAACCCACAGCACATGTTTGGCCCGCGTATAAGCGACATAGGCGAGGCGGCGTTCCTCACCCTCCCCATGGCACAGTACCTCTGACTTGAAGTCCTTCTCTGCGTCCAGCCAGCCCTTCTGGTCCGGCTGGTCGGTATCCCACTGCGGCAAGTCTTCCTGGTCCCCGCGCAAGGGCCAAGGCAGCGCCGCTGATCCACTGCTCCACCGGGAATCCCGGTTGCTGGGAAAGGCGCCGGCGTTCAAACCGGGCACAAAGACCACATCCCACTCCAGCCCTTTAGAGGCGTGGACCGTCAGGAGCTGCACAGCTTCGCGGTTTACTTCCGAGGCCGGCACGTCCAGGCCATTCTCCTCTGCGGCCGCTGCCTCAAGCCAGGCGAGGAACGCCAGGATGTCCACCCGTTGGGACGTCCGGAGGAACCCCGCCGCCGCATCCTGGAACGCATCCAGGTTTCTGCGGGCCTGGTGGATGCTGATCCCCGGACGGGCCGCAACCTCGATATCCAGCAGCATGGCACGTTCAACTTCCCCCAGCAGGGTGGTCAGGTCGTCCCCGAGGTAACCCCGCAGTTGCCTCAGCTCGAGGGAGAGGCGGCCCAGCCGCTGCCGTGCCTCCCCTGTCAGGGACCTGCCATGGGAGGAAGTCCAGTCCTCCCGGGGCAGCCAGTCCAAGGCCTCCACGAGGCTGGCACCATCGGTCAGGTCGGATTCGATCACTGCTTCTTCGGACACTGCCGTCTCGCCTTCGGCCGGGGCATCTCCCCCGACGCCCTGCGCCCGCCTGCGTGCCAGCTGGCTGGACCAGTCACGGAAGGCCATGAGGTCTGCAGGACCAATCCGCCAGCGTGCGCCTGCGAGGAGGCGCATCAGCGCATCCGAACGCCCGGGATCTGCCAGGACCCTCAGCGTGGCCACCAGGTCAACGATTTCGGGAGTGTCCAGCAAGCCGCCCAGGCCGATGATCTCGTAGGCAATCCCGCGGGCCTCAAACTCCTTCCGAATGGGCTCCATCTGTGCACGGCGCCGGCACAGGACGGCCAGGGCAGGAGGCACGGGAGTGCCGTCGGCCTGGTGCTCGAAGTCGGTGACGCGATATTGCAGGACATCATGTGCCAGGGCGGACGCTTCCTCCACGTCCGTCCCGAAACGCCCGAGCACCACACGTCCTTCCACCGCGAACGGGCTGGGCTGCAGGGGCGGGACGTTGGCTGCGGCATGGGTGCCGGCGCCGGCCCCGGCCGGCGCTTTTGCCCCCGCTTCCCTGCCCAGGGCCTCGGACATGACGTTGGCTGCGGCCAGGATGGAACGGCCGTTGCGCCACGCGGTGGTCAGATACGACGTTGGAGCGGGTACAAACTTTTCTCGCCCGTCCGAGCCGGGCATGAGGACAGGGAACTCGCGGACAAAATGGAACAGCTGCCCTGCGGAAGCACCACGAAAGCCATAGATCGACTGGTTTGGATCGCCCACCGCCGTGACAGCGTGGCCGCCGCCAAAGAGCCTCGAAAACAGCACCAGCTGGGCATAGGAGGTGTCCTGGAACTCATCCAGGAGAACAACCTTGTACCGCTGCCGTTCCATCTCGGCAGCCAGCGGAACCTGCCTTGCCACCCTGGCAGCCAAGGCGACGAGGTCACCGAAATCAAGGGATCCCCGGGAACGCTTCGCTGCGGAATAACGGCTGACCATTTCAGCGACACTTGCCCTGGTCCGCAGCATGGCCGCAAGATCCGCGGCAGCCTGCGGACGGTTCTTCTTCGCCCCCGCCACATATGGCAGGCCCTCGAATTCCGCGAGCCTGGCCATCAGCCACGCCTCGACATCTGCCGGCTCCTGCAGGTGTTCGGCGCATTCGCCAGCCAGCTGGATGACCGCCTTCACCAGCGTGGATTTTGCGGCATTGAAATGGCCGTATTCGCCGTCGAAGGCCTCAACAACCTCGGTGGCCAGCTGCCACGTCTGTGCTCCGCCCAGCAGCACCACATCGCGTTCCACTCCGAGCCGCAGCCCGTAGTCAGACACAATTCCGCTGGCGAACGAATGATACGTGGAGACTTTCGGCTCCAACGCGTCGGTGCTGAGCAGTCCTGGCGGGAACACCTGGTTCCCACTGTCCTGCGCGGCGATGCGCTGCAGTGCCGCGAGCTTGGCCCTGATCCTGGTGGCGAGCTCACCGGCAGCCTTCCTGGTGAACGTGACGCCAAGGACTTCCTCGGGCCTGACCCACCCGTTTGCTACCAGCCACACCACACGGTCGGCCATGGTGGCGGTCTTGCCGGAACCGGCCCCGGCTATCACGAGCCTGGGGGCCAGCGGTGAGGAAATAATGGCGGACTGTTCCGGCGTGGGCGTGTTCTTTTCCCCCAGCATCCCCGCCAATTCCTCCGGGCTAAAACGAGGACGGCCACCCTGGGGCTGGTTGCTCATTCGGTCACCTGTTTTCCCCGGACACACAATGGACAAACTTCCGGCAGCCGGCAGCCGTGGCCACCGTGGCTTCCCTTGGAGGGATCGTGCCGGGCCTCGAAGTTGCTGCCTGCCATAATGGCGGCAGCGTCCGTGACCATCTCCAGCGCCCAGTTTTCCTGGGGGTCCAGGGGTTCCTGCTGCTGGACCCCCGGATTTTTTGTACCAGTGCCCAGCTGTGCCAAAACGGCACCGCCGGGCTGGGCAGCGAGGGGCCTGCCAGCTTCATCCCTGAATCCTCCGGCCAGCACAGCCGCCTGATAAGCGCCAAGCTGCGGATGACGTGCCAAATCAGTCTTGCCCGGCTGGCGCTTGCCTGTTTTGAGGTCCACGATGACCAGCCTGCCTTCAGAATCGATCTCCAGCCGGTCCACCTGGCCACGGAGGACAGCGGAACGGGACGGGTTGGCGCTCTCGTCCGCGTCCGCCAGCAGGCCAGGGCCTCCAGCTTCTGGTTCTGAAGCGCCAACATCCACCACCACGTCAGGGAGTTCAACGTCAAAGTCCTGTTCCACTCCAAGCAGGCTCCGGCCCTCACTCCTCATCACCAGGATGTACTGGGCCAGCTTACGGACCATGGTCTCGGCGCGCCGGAAATCGAGTTTACTTTCCCAGGTGTCCTTCATGCCCAGGGCCGGCCACCGGCGGACCAATTCGGCAACGTACTCGGAGCCGGAGGCATCCGGCAGATCCTGGGCGATGGCATGGACCAAGGTCCCGAGGCTGCGGGCGAAGTCAGTGGCGGCTTCGCCTCCTGCCGCCTGGACGAACCAGTCCAGGGGGGACTTCTGCACGGACTCCACCTTGGACGGCGATACGTAGACGGTCCCTCCGGGAGGCACCACCGCCTCCGTGGTGGTCAGGGGCGCCAAGCCCCACCAGCTGTCCGGGTGGGCACCCGGAACCGGAGGTTCCGCCGCGGCCAGTTCGGCCAGTACCCTGGTGGCTTCAGCTGCCTCCGGGGCGTATTTTCCGCCCAATTGGGTGTACTGGCGGAGCTCGGCCACCAGGGCGCGGAGTGTCAGCGGCCGCTCCACCGGCGTAAACACCCGTCCTTCCTCGCCTGGCCCCAGCGGCGCCACATAGTCGAGGAAAGATGAGGGCTGATCATCCTCGGAGGAGACCGCGGTGCAGATCAGGAGTTCGCGTGCACGGGATATGGCCGTGGAGAAACTGCGCAGTTCGTCGTAGCGGATCTCCCGCAGCCGGCTCAGGGGGTCCAATTGCAGGGCATAACCGACGCCGTGCTCCACCGCATCGGCGAACAGGGTGCTGCCCAGCAGTTCACCCCGGAGCCGTGTATTGGGCCAGACGCCTTCCTGCAGCCCTGCCACAATGACTACCGGCCACTCCCGTCCGGCAGCGCTTGCCGGCGTCATCAGTTCGACGGCGTCCTCCAGCTGTGCCCTGGCGGCCAGCGTATCCATGGGGAGTTCCTGATTCAGCAGGTATTCAAGGAACTGTTCCGGCCCCGCACCTGGCATCTGGTCCACGTAGCGTTCCGCGGTGTGGAACAGT is a window encoding:
- a CDS encoding M48 family metallopeptidase, which gives rise to MTSRSEPATRAPRLTADGAPVEVRRSARRTRTVAAFWENGTAVVAIPARFTAAQESEWVHRMLEKLHRQGERRSRKGKRQPATDAALAAHAADLSAQYFGGRAVPTSVRWVSNQNSRWGSATPSEGSIRLSDKLKAMPQWVIDYVLLHELAHLLVAGHNAAFWKLLEGYPETDRAKAFLEGVSFATSRGLDPDAVPAADAD
- a CDS encoding ATP-dependent DNA helicase UvrD2 translates to MTTENVDSPESLEDRILGGLDTEQREVASTLNGPLCVLAGAGTGKTRAITHRIAYGVHSGVYSAQRLLAVTFTARAAAEMRSRLRDLGVGNVQARTFHAAALRQLQFFWPQAVGGTLPNLLDHKAQMIAEAARRLRLSTDRASIRDLASEIEWAKVSMLTPANYLENAQGRGTPGGFDLTAVARVFQSYEDVKTDRNVIDFEDVLLITVGILQEDQKVAATVREQYRHFVVDEYQDVSPLQQRLLELWLGGRDELCVVGDASQTIYSFTGASPQHLLGFKARYPEANVVKLIRDYRSTPQVVKLANDLLAGRRSGGTVADAAWATPLQLVAQRPAGPVPEFTECTDDEAEAATVALKIKKLLDAGTPASQVAILFRTNGQSEAYEQALAAAGIGYQLRGGERFFARKEVRDAILQLRAATRAVSESATPGPLGQLVRDIVASLGYTDSAPHNGGALRERWESLAALVALADELVQVRGEQFGLADFVNELQERSLAQHAPTVQGVTLASLHAAKGLEWDAVFLVGLSEGLMPISFADTPEAVDEERRLLYVGITRAREHLSLSWSTARTPGGRANRKPSRFLDGLRPDSVASSTTRGKGPAARRKAAVPAVCRVCGSMLSSGAERKVGRCNDCPPSYEEQTFEALRQWRKEVALSAEVPAFVVFTDATLTAIAEAKPASLEELAALAGVGPSKLERYGEDVLRVLVESSVL
- the nudC gene encoding NAD(+) diphosphatase, whose product is MSHAESVTPAYQTQATRLPANHLFDTVLPIRPAMVDRGSADRVRPGMVEELLEREGTLAAVLTGRQALVQGNRLVLAEAARLLAGLRELGSMPGQIIYLGAALPSSELPAGTELLLFVLPAQVDVGTGGIPADAFWAGFRDVAAQLGPTDTALFVEASAIANWHSTHTHCPRCGAATVVEAAGWVRRCPEDGSEHYPRTDPAIIVTVVGPDGRLLLGGGGPADARNYSTLAGFVEPGESLEQAVVREIYEEVGVRITGCQYLGSQSWPFPASLMLGFTAITPDTEARPDGVEVTRARWFSREELQQAVLNGEITISSRLSIARSLIEHWYGGRIADRTDP
- a CDS encoding macrolide 2'-phosphotransferase; amino-acid sequence: MRRKPIELAAVATAAVPGLTPTAVSAAPDDPADFDSALLLDSEGKRWRVRSPQHAEASARLETEFLVLRAFAPGIRAELPFLMPTVAGSVRLGSLSTFVYSHLAGSNRSVEELTAGTDSLAREIGVALAAIHDLPHALVSNADLPSYTPNEFRQRRLNELDQAATTGKIPPSLLLRWEHALEDVSLWRFNPCVVHGDLHEDNLLVEGDRVTAVTGWTDLRIGDPADDFAWLVASNEQAFVDSVLSSYTGSRRDVPDKHMLRRAALSAEFALAQYLVKGIAAGDPAMVSEAEGMLETLAGDIAEHGGQAISVEPLPSPPETGAGEPAKAGAEANVGEQVNAGPHASAGTAGTGQSSPATRQGDNTPTGSVRTPAVTVVPLPVGPETLPPPLVVPAPALPAVQVAPIPADEHSSPAEARGQEDDAADTSSGKSPSADDTSTAAITIIAGQKD
- a CDS encoding ATP-dependent helicase: MSNQPQGGRPRFSPEELAGMLGEKNTPTPEQSAIISSPLAPRLVIAGAGSGKTATMADRVVWLVANGWVRPEEVLGVTFTRKAAGELATRIRAKLAALQRIAAQDSGNQVFPPGLLSTDALEPKVSTYHSFASGIVSDYGLRLGVERDVVLLGGAQTWQLATEVVEAFDGEYGHFNAAKSTLVKAVIQLAGECAEHLQEPADVEAWLMARLAEFEGLPYVAGAKKNRPQAAADLAAMLRTRASVAEMVSRYSAAKRSRGSLDFGDLVALAARVARQVPLAAEMERQRYKVVLLDEFQDTSYAQLVLFSRLFGGGHAVTAVGDPNQSIYGFRGASAGQLFHFVREFPVLMPGSDGREKFVPAPTSYLTTAWRNGRSILAAANVMSEALGREAGAKAPAGAGAGTHAAANVPPLQPSPFAVEGRVVLGRFGTDVEEASALAHDVLQYRVTDFEHQADGTPVPPALAVLCRRRAQMEPIRKEFEARGIAYEIIGLGGLLDTPEIVDLVATLRVLADPGRSDALMRLLAGARWRIGPADLMAFRDWSSQLARRRAQGVGGDAPAEGETAVSEEAVIESDLTDGASLVEALDWLPREDWTSSHGRSLTGEARQRLGRLSLELRQLRGYLGDDLTTLLGEVERAMLLDIEVAARPGISIHQARRNLDAFQDAAAGFLRTSQRVDILAFLAWLEAAAAEENGLDVPASEVNREAVQLLTVHASKGLEWDVVFVPGLNAGAFPSNRDSRWSSGSAALPWPLRGDQEDLPQWDTDQPDQKGWLDAEKDFKSEVLCHGEGEERRLAYVAYTRAKHVLWVSSAAWVGSRAGRAEMSPFLAELEPLLSRRQEGTDVSPAMVHPASVAEDSLPEKSPLTLETEAARWPYDPLEGPVDARTGERLRLLPGRRAAMEAAASRIIASLADVSGDATQRLSAPSGSSGADAERPDADAQRLRGNAANWASEAALLLERRSRRSAGQDVHLPGHISASTLVDLGEDPRAVLGRLRRPVPREPGMSARKGTAFHSWVEEYFGAAGMLDFGDTSGPDDHIDAAYDLDAMVATFKASEWANRSPAFVEVPVETRVGEVVVRGRIDAVFRDADGRWDLVDWKTGRRPAASHLKAKSVQLAVYRLAWARLKGVPVEDVRAAFFYVADNQVVRPHDLGSAVELEQIVAGALVSPSARQ